The Acutalibacter muris genomic sequence GTGGAGAACTCAAGCAGATACGCCGGCAGGTCGTACGCCTCAAAAAGATGGGGAAAACCGGGAAAGAAATAGAGGAATTAACCGGAGTGCGGCAGAGTCGCGCCAGCGAAATATGGACGGCATATAAGCGAGAGGGAGACAAAGCGCTGGAACCGAAGAAACACGGATTCCAGAAGGGGACGCATCTGCTTCTGACACCGGAGGAGCAGGCGGAAATACGGGAAACGATTGTTACCCGCCGCCCAGAGGAATTCGGCATTCCTCACTGAACGTCCTGCATCAGACGGAGGAGTGCGTAGGAGAGTTTATCGAGCGCTTCCATAAGCAGAAAAAAGAGAAGGCCAGGGATGCAAAATACCGGCTCATGGAGCAGCATCTGGATATGTTCCCCGCCTACCCCGACGACTTGGACGAGTTTTGCGAGAGCCATGTGTTCCATAAGTCTATCGTCTACCTGACTAAGCTGGAAAAAAGCAAGCGCTGGGGACGGTGTATGCACTGTGGCAGGGAGTTCCTCCTCGACCGTTCGGTGAAACCGGGCAGCGAGGGTGTTTGCCCAAAGTGCGGTTTTCCCGTCAGGTTCCGGGGAGAATGGGCTGCTAAGCCCATTGTAGAGAAAGCAAAAATCTGTATTCCCTCCCGGGTGGATGGCAGCTGTTCCTTCGGTACAGCGATGTGCGGCGCATTATCTCTCCTGACGAGAGGGAGCCGGAGTTTGACTATTCAGACTTCTTTCTCAACATCGTTGTTGAAAAGGCTGGCCGGCAGAAAGCCTACGCCTACTGGTGGAGAAGTTATCCGTACTACTGGAGCGTATGGAGCAGGCTTAAAAACGGCTCGGTGTGCTACAGCGATACCTATGTGTACACGGAAAATCTGCCGGAGGTGTTTGGCGAGCGATACTGTCATGTTGACCTGCAGGCTGGTTTGAAGGACTTGCTCCGGCCCATCAACTTTGCCGGGCTTCTATGGAATCTGCAAATTATCCCACAGGCGGAGTACCTGTTCAAACTGGGCCTTCCGGGTCTGGCGGCGGGCCTGTCGCCAAAGAAATCTGGCGCCGTCAGCTTTTCGGAGCTGACCGGCGTAAGCAAACAGTATCTCCCGGTTCTTCGTGAGACCCAGGCGGTCGAAAACGAGATAAATCTCCTTGCAGTATCCCCAAAATGGGTGCCCTTCGAGGTATTCCGTGAGTTGTGTGCTTTGAATTTGGACATAACCAGCCTGACCACCATGCAAGGCATCATGGAGTACAACAGCCTGGGACGGGTTTTGAGGTACTTGCAGGGCCAGAAGAAAATCACGAAATCATATGCGAATTTGCTTGGGTTGTACCGCGATTACTTGGACACGGCCAGGAACATGGGCTGCAACCTGAAGAAAAAGGCTGTTCTGGAGCCCCGCGACCTGAAGACCCAGCATGACCTCTTGTCAGAGCAGCTTGCCGCGCAAAAGACAGAGAAAGAGAACTTGCTGCTGTCCCGCGCTATTGAGAACGGCCTGTACGAGTGGGCACAGGAGTACGCAAGCAAGGATTATTGCATTGTGTACCCCCAAACCAAGAACGACTTTATCAACGAGGGCCGTAGTCTGCACCACTGTGTTGGGAACGCCGGCTACTATGACCGGCACGTTCTTGGCCGGAGCATGGTGTTCTTTATCCGCCGGGCAGGGCAGCCGGAGAAGCCCTTCTTCACCACTGAAATCGATATGGATGCAGGGAGGATCAAGCAGCTCTATGGCTTCAGCGACTGTTCCGCGCCGAAGGAAGTGCGGGGGTTCGTGGAAGGGTTTGTATAGTTATCACTGCTCAATATTTGAGAAGTGATAACTATTGGGCGGCCATGCGGTGGAGAAGCGCGGAGAGGATGGCAAGCTGATGCAAATAGTATTCATGTAAGGCCGGATTAGATCAAAAAATTGATTGCATACCCAGTGAAAATCTGATAAAATAAGAATAGATGGATGGACGTGGATGCGCTCCAAAACAGCAAGAGGCTATAGTTTGAGCAAACCCATGCTTCTTCTATATTTTGGGAGGTGGAAGATATGTTATCAAACACTTTCGTTGACAATGCAAAAATCATGGCAAAAGGGATGGTCGCAATCCCAAAGGGCGTTCGTGAAGCCCTTGGTGTGGCAAGCGGAGACCGCATTTCTTTTATTGTGGAAGATGGGGCTGTCCGTATTGTCAACTCGGCTGTATATGCCATGCAGATGCTTCAGAATGAAATGGCAGGCGAAGCAGAGCAGGCTGGCATTATATCAGACGAGGATGTTATGGCGCTTGTAAAAGAATTGCGAAATGAGGATGAAGATGTATGAGGGTTCTAATTGACACAAATGTCCTCATATCTGCGGCTCTGAGCGCAAACGGAGTTCCCTACCAGGCTTACGTAAAGGCGGCCACCTATCCTAACCGCGGGTTAATTTGTGAGCAAAATGTTGATGAAATGAGAAGGATATTCAACAAGAAATTCCCTAAACGCTTGGCGGCCCTCAATAAATTCCTTTCAACCGCTTTGCTGACACTTGAGCTTGTACCCATCCCAACAGACGAAAGCATATCAGAATCACAAGTCAGAGATGCGGATGACCGCCCTATTTTAAGAGCGGCGATTGAGGCAAAGGCTGATGTTCTTCTTACTGGCGATAAGGATTTTTTTGGAATCAGGTTTGGAAACCCCCAAAATTCTATCACCGGCCGAATTTATCAACATGACATAAACCGGCTGGATTTTTGTAGTTGATTTTGAAATGAACTCTGATATAATAGACATACAGTATCAAGTTTGGGTTTCAATCAAACACAGTAATCCGAGTTACAGAGCGCAATTTGCGCTTTAGCCGAGGAAATCCGGCGCAAAAGTTAATAGTGCTCCCCGGAGGGGCAACAAAAGCGTGCATGGTAAAACCGTGTGCGCTTTTTTCACTATAGATTGGAGTGTTCAGATTTCACTCCTGCCAACTTTCATCCGGGGAGTAATCCCCATCACATAATCAACTTGTAAAGGAGAGTGTCCACATGGACGACATTCAATCCAAAATCGAGCGGATGCGCGGCCTTATCGCCACCATCAAAGAGGCCGACATCGCCTACTTCCGAGACGACCGCCCCATCATGTCCGACCGGGACTACGATGTGGCAGTTGACCTGCTGAAAAAGCTGGAGCAGAAAAACGGCATTACCCTCTCCGACTCCCCCACCCAGAAGGTTCCGGGCGAGATACTGGAGAGCCTGACCGAGGTGCGCCATACCCGCCCTATGCTTTCGGCGGATAAGACCAAATCAGTAGACGATTTGGTACGTTTTGCCGGAGGCCGGGACGTGGTACTGTCCTGGAAGCTGGACGGCCTGACCCTGGTGCTCCGCTACGACGGCGGCCAGCTTCAGTCGGTCATTTTTTGCGGACAGTTCAATACATGCCTGCCTTTTTCTCTCCCTGCTCCTGCGTTTTCCCTCAATCCCACGCTCCCTCTGTATCTTCTTGGCACAAGCAGGACAATACTTCGATATGCCAGAGCCAGGGACATATTCAACGCTGCACACCGTACAGTGTTTAGCGGGCCTATCTGCACAACTACAATATCTTTGAGCAGTTTCGGTTCGGCGTGGGTGACACCATCCAGGTCTACAAGGCCAACATGATTATCCCGCAAATCGCGGAAAACCTCACCAAAAGCGGCACATATAAGCTGCCCGAAAAGTGTCCCTGCTGCGGAGGAGCGCTGTCCATTCAGCAGACCTCCGGCGGCACATCCCAGCTTTTCTGCGACAATCCCCACTGTGCCGCCAAGCTGGTACAGAAGTTCGCCCATTTTTGCGAAAAGACCCGCATGAACATTGAGGGCCTGTCCGCCACGACCCTGGAGAAGTTCATCGGTCACGGCTGGATACGCAACTTTGGCGACCTGTATGAGCTGGAGCGGCACAAGGAGGAGATCATCAACACAGAGGGCTTTGGCGTAAAATCCTATGAGCGGCTGCAAGCGTCCATCGGCAAGAGCCGCACCTGCACTTTGGCGAAGTTCATCGCCGGTCTGGGTATCCCCATGGTGGGCCGCCATGCCGGGAGAATAATTGATAAGGCTTGCGGCGGTTCTTGGAAACTGTTCGAGGAGGCAATTCAGAATGGATTTGATTTCACAATGCTATCCAACTTCGGCACGACAATGCGCGACAACATCTACAAATGGTACAACGACGCGGAGGAGGCCAAGCTGAGGCGTCCTCTGCTCGACCATATTACATTCATAAAGGAGACATCGACTATGAACAACACAAACAACCCCTTTGCAGGCAAAACCGTGGTGGCCACCGGCAAGCTGGTGAATTACACCCGCGACGGCATCCAGACCCGCCTTTTGGAGCTGGGCGCGCACCCGGCTTCCTCGGTAAGCAAAAATACTGACTTCCTGATCGTGGGCGAGAAGGCCGGCAGTAAGCTGGCGAAGGCCCAGGCTCTGGGTGTTACCACCCTAACGGAGCAGGAATTTGAGGATATGGCTGGCTAAAATGAGCCGGAAGAAAGTGGCGGGGCAGGCGACTGTCCCGCGCTTTCTATTATATAGAGGTGGTGAAAACATGACAGCAACAAAAATCAGCCGTATCATCTCCGGCAGCCCGATGCGTCCCATCACTGTGGGCGAACCGGCGCTGATCCACGAGGGTAACGGCCTGAGAAGGACTACCCCGGTCTTGAATCTGCGGCGTGTTTCGCCCAGTGAGATTCGCTTCGAGACCAGGAACACACAGTATGTCCTAAAAATATCCCCTGCAAATAGAATAACAAAGGAGCAAATCACATGAAAGCGTTTGAAAAAAGTTGCTATCTTCTGCCCTGGCCGGAGGTATCGGAAATACTGACTAACGAGGTCGAAAAGCATCTCGTCCGCCATGTCCCATGCTGGGCAAAATACGAGGACGAAAGCTTTTGGTGCACGGACCAACCTGTTTTGCCCCTCCACGAGGCCTGCCAAATCATGCAGCTCAGCGGCTTCCCTGCCGAGGACTGGCAGGACACTCTCCCGGACGAGGGAGGAAATACGGTGAACGGTTTTGGTATGGAACTCAGCGAGCATCTGCTCCGTAAGGGCCTGGGCTTTGCCTGGATGCGGCAGATCATTGCCCCGGAGGGCCTGTGGCTGGTAGGTGTTTACGATAAAAAGGAGCACTTGTCTGAACACGCTGGACGCATATCGTCTGGCAAAATATCTCCGCGGCCGTGGGCAGTCGGTCACCTGCTTGGACGAAATCTTTGTCCGTTATGCCGAGCCGGTGCCCCTGGACAAATCGGGGTACACGGTATATATGCTCAAGACCACTGGCCCGGACGACGCCTGTATCTTCCTCAAGGACAACCGCTGTACCATCCAGCAGGCCAAGCCGACCGCCTGTCGGCTCTATCCCTTTGTGGCAGAGCCAACGCCGGATGGGGGCTGCAAATTTCTGCTGAGTATGGAGCAGAACCACCATTTCAAAGGAGGACAAGTCCAAGCCGGGCGGTGGATGAAGAAATACTTCTCCCCGGAGGATAGAGAGTTTATGCGGATCGACATAGGTTCCGCGCCGGTGATTGCCCTGCTTATGCGGAAGGTCCCGGCCTTGGAGCAGAAACGTGCGATCATGCAGTACCTCTGGTATAGATTCTCTGACTTCGACCTGGACAGGCCGCTGGTGGAGCAGTACAGGCAGAATACCATCAAGCTGGTAGCAGCGCTGAAAGAAATGCAGGAGGTATCAACATGATATGTCCTCACTGTGGAGGCTTGCTAAAAAAGGACATCACAAACAATGTTACACCCCGGAATGGCCAGTTCATTGTCATTTGCGGCGTCCCATGCTATAAATGCGTGGATTGCGGCACTGTCCTTTACAGGGGACATGTGATGCAAAGGCTGGAAAAGATGGTGAATGACACGCCAAGAACTGCCGGGAATGTCGTTATACTGGACTATCCCGATTCAGATATGGAGGTATATAATGGACACTGACCGCAACGAACACCAAATCATCCGCAAAGACGCCCGCGCCTGTTTCGTGGAGACCCTGAACGATTCCTTCGAGTTCGGTAAGGTGCATTTTTGTTTTGCAACCTACGACATGAAGCTCCCGGCAGGCCAGCGGCAGACAAATTCCGTGCATATCTATATGGCGATTGACGAGTTTTTGGAGCTCTGCCGCAAGCTTTGCTCCGGCGAGCTACGGCATATGATGGCCCAGCGCCTGAAAGAGAGCAACAAGGAACCGCTTTACAAATGCCTGGGCGGTACTTCGGCTGAGAAGCTTGCGAAAATCAACCGCTCCCGGCCCGATGGCATGAGCCTGTCCCGCACAGCTGAGCTGGTATGCGGCAAGAACGGAAATTTTCTGTTCGTAGCCAGCAGCGGCCCCGGCGAGACCAAGAAGACCGGGCTTATCGTGCCGCGGTTTGGGAACAAGCCTGAAAACCATGTCTCAGTGAGCATGACCTACGAAAGTTTCAGCGGACTGATGCTGACGACTAAAGCCCACTATGAGGCGTGGCTGGCGGCTTGGTATTTCAGGCAGACGGCAGTGAAAAGGGAGCCCCCTCACAAATTGGAGCGGATTCCGGCACAACCGAAAGAGAGCGTCCCCGAGCCGGTATACTCTGTTGAACCGGGGTATGGGGCGGTGGCGATGTTCTAAAGTGCATATTAACGGCGTGGCCTTTGGGCTTCGCCGTTTTTTTGTTGCTAAATGCAGTTGAATCTGGTATAATATCCCCAAAAGGAGTGGATATGGTGGAGCCAGTTTACTATACAGTCGATTCGATAAACGGTGATTACGCCTACATGACCAGCGATGACGGTGTGGAGAATCAGGTTGCCATGTTTCTTCTGCCGGAGGGGACGGACATTGGCAGCAGGCTGTTGTGGGAAAATTTTGAGTGGACTTTGATAGAGTGACCACGTTGGGTGGCATTGCTATTTTGACTGTTACGCATGAAAATTTTGACGATGAACTCAAGAAATATTTGAAAAACTGAGCGATTTCCGCGTAAAAAGTTGCGTTTGCCTATATTTTGCCTATGTCAAGCCGATGACACGGAAATGAGAATCTGCTATAATATTAGCGTGGAAAGCTGGCCGATACCCCGGGCCGGCTTTTTAAATATTATTGTGGAAAGGCTGTTGAAAAATGAAATATTGCCCTTATTGCGGCGCGTCCCTCCCGGACAGCGCCGTATCTTTTTGCCCGGAATGTGGGAAATCCCTGCCGAAAAGCACTGTGGAGAAGCCCCCCAAAGAGAAAAAGAAGAAAGAAAATCCTGTAAAAACCAAAACCCGGCCTGAAAAAACCGAGCCACCTGTTGAGGACGGTTACGACGGCTACTACGACGACCGCCTCCCCATAGACGAAGGCCACCACCGGAACGGCCTGGACAAGGGCATCATCAAAAAGGTAGCAGCGCTGATACTGTGCCTGCTGGTGGTGATTGGGGCTTGTGTTGCAATTTTGTATGTGATTTAAGTTGTAAAGCGCTTTCGCTGTTCGTGTAGTATGATAAAATCTCTGAAAAGGAGCAAAAACCATGATTTACATATCCAAAGGCAGCTCAAAATCCAGCCTGCATAAACCCTTAAAAGTGACTCATTGCGGCAAGACCATCCAGCTCTCCGGCCTCCAGGCCGAGCTTTGGCGCAAGGGCCGGTACGAGTTCGCGGCCGCTCAGACCAAGGCCGAGGAGCTGGCTCTGGCCAACCTCTCCCGAGCCGGGCTTGCTGAAATCCAGCAGGAGAACACTGCCGCCTTTCGCTACTATACACTGACCAGTTGTGTCCTTTGTCCCACCCGGCGTCCTGGCATCGGGCTGAGTGCCAAGGAAAAGGAACTCCTCTGCTGGCTGAAGAAGGCAGGGCTTCGCATGACCGTTGCCGAACTGGTCTACCTACGGAGCAGGAACATCCACCCCACCCGCAAGCTACTCCGAGCAAGAAACCGGCAGGCGCTGGTAGAGAAAATCTACAACCCCCACAACATCGCGGATAACCTCTTGGAGCAGCAGATGGAGTCGACTGGCTGCCGGGACGAGGTGGTGGCTGACCTGTTGTCGCTGCTCAGAAAAAAGAGGCTGGTGCTGCTGTGAAATCGACCTGGGAGAAATTCAAAAAACTGCCGGAGCCGTTGCGGAGAGTAATCGGTTTGCGGATGATAGTTGGCGGCGCGGCGCTCGTGCTTTCTATTATAATGTGGGCTATTACAGGCAACATCACCCTGGCAATTCCCTGTGCAGCGCTTGGGGCGTATCTGTTGGTCAGCGGCGGTCTGCTCGTATATCGCAATTCCCTTTGTATCACCGGCATGGTCAAAGAAATTATCACAACAGGAATCCGCAAGCGCCCAAAATATCTGTTGCTTGAAATTGAGGAGGGTATTATTCAGTTACCAGCAAACCGAAAACATTTCCCGGCAAACAGCTCTGTAACGCTATATCTTGCTGCAAACACACCGGTCTATGAGAAACATTAACCGCTCTATAGGTAAATGGGCAAAAGAAACAGCGTCAAGTGGAACTCGGCGGGCTTTGCGCCGGGTTCCTTTTTGTATATGACCTTCTCCAGCACGCTTTTAAGCAGTTCGTTGCGCTGCTGGGAATCCATATCAAAGTAGGAATCGAGTACCTCTTGTATGCGTTCCGCCATTTTTGGCACGTTCAGCTGTTCCCTGGGGCGTATGTCTGTCCGGGCCTTCTCCAGGTCAGCAATACGTTGTGAGAGGGCAGCGTGGCGCTGAAGAAAAGTATCTGTGTCGTATACTCCCTGCTCCACTAAATCGTACAGCCTGCTGTCCTGGGCCTTGGCCGTGGCTATCTGCCGCTCGATGGCCTTTAGGGTCTGGGCGGTGTTATCCTCTCCGGGACTTTCAGAGCCAGCGTTTTGAACAAGCTCGTTCATCTCCTCCCGAAGCCGGGAGATAAGCGCTTCCTCCACCAAATGCAGCTTGCTTGAGACGATACATCCCCGCTTCTGGCAAAGGAGCATGGGCCCGCCCCTTTTATCCGCCTGACGCTGCATATTGTGTCCGCAGTTGCCGCAGACGATAAGGCCGGCCAGAGGGTTTTCTATAACGCCGGTAAAGCTTGGTGAGCGGTGACGCTTCGCAAAGATTCCCTGTACCTGCTCAAAGGTCTCTTGAGGTACTATGCCCTGGTGCAGACCGTCGACTATGGTCCAGCTTTCCTGGGGGTTATATATAGTTATGTGCTTGCCGCCGCTCTGCCTGCTGGGGCGGATGTGGGTCTTGCGGTCCCATACTATATGGCCGGTGTATACCGGGTTCTGCAAAATATTCCTGATGGTGGTACGGCTGAATTGTACGTCTCGCCGGGGCTTTGCGCCCAGAGAGTTTATGCGGTCGGCGATGCGCTGGCAGCCCATACCTGAGAGGTATAGGTCAAATATCATGCGAACAAAGGGGGCCTCCTCGGGGTTTGGCTTAAGAGAGGGTGTCTTGCCGATACGGGTCTTTTCATACCCATACGGCGCGTTTGCAATATACCCGCCGCTTTCCACCGTGGCCTTTATCCCCCGGCGCAGGCGGCGCTTTATCATCTTGTACTCCTGCCGCCCCAAGAAGGTCTCAAACTCGGTATAGGTTTCGTCATTTTCATCTGAGAGGTCGTACACCTTGTTAGGGGTGATAATCTTCGTCCCCGACAGTTTGAAAGCGTCCAATATAGCCCCCTGGTCGCTCATGGACCCACGCCCCAGGCGCTGGATATCCATACAGAGCACACCGTCATATACACCCTGCTCCACAGCCTCCAGCAGCTTCAGCATTTGCGGCCGCGCATAGAGACTGTCCCCAGAGGCCACCTCCTCGAACACGTCCTCCGGCGCAACGACAAGGGCATGTTTAGCCATACACTGCCGCAAAGCTTCCCGGTGCCGTGCCAGCGTGACCTCTATGGGTTCGCTCGGATCATCCGCCCGGCTTTTCCTCAAGTATTCAGCATAGCGCATTTTTGTCACCTCTTTGGATTTTTGGGTATGGAAAGGCCCGCCCCTGGGTGGGAGCGGGCTTTTTATTGCTTAATCAAACTGATACTGCTTTTTTGCAGCGATAACTTTATAATCTGCTATATCGGCATATTTAACATTATGCATAACAGGAAGCGCACTCGCACTGAATGACACGGTAGCCCCAGCATTTACATCATGCACGTTTGTCCCGAAAATCCCGATTGGGTTCCCATCAGCGTTGTATAGCATAATGCTTGCCCATACCATTTTGTCATCTTCATCTGTATTGTTTGTAATCCTTCCTGTTATAGTGCCATTGCCAAACTCAC encodes the following:
- a CDS encoding COG3415 family protein; the protein is MEYIDLRKLKSGELKQIRRQVVRLKKMGKTGKEIEELTGVRQSRASEIWTAYKREGDKALEPKKHGFQKGTHLLLTPEEQAEIRETIVTRRPEEFGIPH
- a CDS encoding PcfJ domain-containing protein; protein product: MRRIISPDEREPEFDYSDFFLNIVVEKAGRQKAYAYWWRSYPYYWSVWSRLKNGSVCYSDTYVYTENLPEVFGERYCHVDLQAGLKDLLRPINFAGLLWNLQIIPQAEYLFKLGLPGLAAGLSPKKSGAVSFSELTGVSKQYLPVLRETQAVENEINLLAVSPKWVPFEVFRELCALNLDITSLTTMQGIMEYNSLGRVLRYLQGQKKITKSYANLLGLYRDYLDTARNMGCNLKKKAVLEPRDLKTQHDLLSEQLAAQKTEKENLLLSRAIENGLYEWAQEYASKDYCIVYPQTKNDFINEGRSLHHCVGNAGYYDRHVLGRSMVFFIRRAGQPEKPFFTTEIDMDAGRIKQLYGFSDCSAPKEVRGFVEGFV
- a CDS encoding AbrB/MazE/SpoVT family DNA-binding domain-containing protein; the encoded protein is MLSNTFVDNAKIMAKGMVAIPKGVREALGVASGDRISFIVEDGAVRIVNSAVYAMQMLQNEMAGEAEQAGIISDEDVMALVKELRNEDEDV
- a CDS encoding putative toxin-antitoxin system toxin component, PIN family, whose translation is MRVLIDTNVLISAALSANGVPYQAYVKAATYPNRGLICEQNVDEMRRIFNKKFPKRLAALNKFLSTALLTLELVPIPTDESISESQVRDADDRPILRAAIEAKADVLLTGDKDFFGIRFGNPQNSITGRIYQHDINRLDFCS
- a CDS encoding BRCT domain-containing protein gives rise to the protein MGDTIQVYKANMIIPQIAENLTKSGTYKLPEKCPCCGGALSIQQTSGGTSQLFCDNPHCAAKLVQKFAHFCEKTRMNIEGLSATTLEKFIGHGWIRNFGDLYELERHKEEIINTEGFGVKSYERLQASIGKSRTCTLAKFIAGLGIPMVGRHAGRIIDKACGGSWKLFEEAIQNGFDFTMLSNFGTTMRDNIYKWYNDAEEAKLRRPLLDHITFIKETSTMNNTNNPFAGKTVVATGKLVNYTRDGIQTRLLELGAHPASSVSKNTDFLIVGEKAGSKLAKAQALGVTTLTEQEFEDMAG
- a CDS encoding YkgJ family cysteine cluster protein: MFTIKRSTCLNTLDAYRLAKYLRGRGQSVTCLDEIFVRYAEPVPLDKSGYTVYMLKTTGPDDACIFLKDNRCTIQQAKPTACRLYPFVAEPTPDGGCKFLLSMEQNHHFKGGQVQAGRWMKKYFSPEDREFMRIDIGSAPVIALLMRKVPALEQKRAIMQYLWYRFSDFDLDRPLVEQYRQNTIKLVAALKEMQEVST
- a CDS encoding zinc ribbon domain-containing protein; this translates as MKYCPYCGASLPDSAVSFCPECGKSLPKSTVEKPPKEKKKKENPVKTKTRPEKTEPPVEDGYDGYYDDRLPIDEGHHRNGLDKGIIKKVAALILCLLVVIGACVAILYVI
- a CDS encoding recombinase family protein, translating into MRYAEYLRKSRADDPSEPIEVTLARHREALRQCMAKHALVVAPEDVFEEVASGDSLYARPQMLKLLEAVEQGVYDGVLCMDIQRLGRGSMSDQGAILDAFKLSGTKIITPNKVYDLSDENDETYTEFETFLGRQEYKMIKRRLRRGIKATVESGGYIANAPYGYEKTRIGKTPSLKPNPEEAPFVRMIFDLYLSGMGCQRIADRINSLGAKPRRDVQFSRTTIRNILQNPVYTGHIVWDRKTHIRPSRQSGGKHITIYNPQESWTIVDGLHQGIVPQETFEQVQGIFAKRHRSPSFTGVIENPLAGLIVCGNCGHNMQRQADKRGGPMLLCQKRGCIVSSKLHLVEEALISRLREEMNELVQNAGSESPGEDNTAQTLKAIERQIATAKAQDSRLYDLVEQGVYDTDTFLQRHAALSQRIADLEKARTDIRPREQLNVPKMAERIQEVLDSYFDMDSQQRNELLKSVLEKVIYKKEPGAKPAEFHLTLFLLPIYL